Within the Candidatus Saccharibacteria bacterium oral taxon 488 genome, the region CATTGACGAGACCGGCACCGCCAGAGCAGTGACTAGTCAGTCGCACAAGTGCCGCGTGACGTTCCGCCTCATCAGTGGTCAACGGTATAGCTGACGTATTGCCAGTCTTAACCGCCATCTCATATGCCAATCGCTTTTGGTCGAGCTCCCCGAACAGCTCGTCTAACCACCTACTGCTATCTTTGATACTACCAACCAGTGGCGGCAGATTCTTAATCGCCCTCTGGAGAAGATTAGCTTCACATTCACTATACTTCTGCAATCGAATAGCCCGAGATATCTGCCCCAAGCCACCCACCGCTACCGCTATACCACCAAAAAATGTCACTTGCCGACCAGCTTCTGATAACACGTTGTGCCACACCTCACCTGACAAGGTCGTTAACATACCGGCAATCGTACCAATATTACCGACGACCCCACACCTAGCACACTCAGCTACCGAGTCGCTACCGCCAATGACCTCAGGCGTCAGCGATCTATTGAGCCTCTTATTCCCGTTATCCGCCATCATCATTTCATTATATCACGCCATAAATTCGCCCCGCCAAGGTGCAATGCGCTATACTAGAATAATGGATAGATTACGCGTTCTCCTCATATTTGGCGGCGAGTCGTCCGAGCACGAGGTCTCGATCAATTCCGCTACTAATGTACTAGCGGCACTGGACGCAGCACGCTACGACATAAACCTATGCTACATCGACCGTGCTGGTGAGTGGCGGCTCGTCGAGACGATCGAGGCACGCAACCAACCGAGCCCACACTTAACGCCACAACTCGGCCAGCGGTCGCTGCTCATCGACGGCGTTGACCCGCTGCCGATTGACCTGATAATTCCGGTGCTTCACGGCAAAAATGGTGAGGACGGTAGCGTACAGGGCCTGGCGCAGCTACTTCATATTCCCTATGTCGGCCCGAGTCTCCTTTCGGCGGCTGTCACCATGGACAAAGACATGACCAAGCGGCTGGCGCTCGGCGCTCACGTTCCGGTTGTACCGTGGCGAACGCTAGCGAATGATGCGCCGCGACCGACCTTTGCCGAGATAGCTGATGAGCTTGGTGCGCCTGTTTTCATCAAGCCATCCCGCGCCGGCTCGTCCGTCGGTGTCAGCAAAGTCCACTCGGCCGAAGCATTCACCGCCGCGCTTGATGAAGCCTTTCGCCACGACGACACCGTATTGATAGAACAAGCGATCACCGCCCGCGAGATTGAGCTGGCCGTCCTCGGCCGCGGTACGTCCGCCCGCGTCAGTATGCCTGGTGAGATTCTTCCTGGCGAAGAGTTTTATAGCTACGAGGATAAGTACAGCACCTCCAGCACTTCGCGCGTCGTTATCCCCGCGGAGGTTGACGAGTCGGTGGCGACAGAACTACAGCGCCTTGCACTGGCCGCCTACCGCGCGACTGGTGGACGCGGCATGGCGCGAGTTGACTTTTTCCTTGACCCAACGGGCCAGATTTTTCTCAACGAAATTAACAGCATCCCCGGCTTCACCAACATCAGCATGTATCCAAAACTATGGGAGGCTTCAGGCCTCAGTCCACGGGCGCTGATTGATGAGCTGATCGAGGAGGCGCTTGCCAGCCGCTCTATACGTGGCGTATAATTTCCTTATAAACAGGAGGTAGATATGGAAATAGTAGCAGTAATTTTAGTCATCGTACTGATGTTTGTGCTGAGCGGTATAAAAGTGGTCAATCAATACCAGCGCGGCGTAGTGTTGACGCTTGGTAAATTTACTGGCGTACGCGAGCCGGGTCTAAGGGTGGTGGTGCCGATTTTTCAGACGATGATGATGGTTGACGTGCGCTCGACACCGATTGACGTGCCAAAACAAGAAGTCATCACCAAAGACAACGTAACTGTCGGCGTTGACGCGGTAGTTTATTTCCGAGTAATTAACGCCCCAAAAGCGGTACTGGAGACGACCAACTACATTTATGCCACCAGCCAATTTGCCCAGGCTGCCCTGCGCGACGTCACCGGTAACGTCGATATGGACGACCTGCTTGCCAAGCGCGAGGAGATTTCGCAGCAGATCAAGGAAATTGTCGATGCCGAGACTGATAAATGGGGTATCGATGTCGAGAATGTCAAGATTCAGAACATCGAACTTCCGGGTGATATGAAGCGGGCCATGGCCAAGCAAGCCGAAGCCGAGCGCGAACGCCGCGCCAACATCATCAACGCCGACGGCGAAAAAGCTGCCGCTGAAACGCTGGCGCAGGCGGCGGAGATCCTGGCAAAAACCCAGGGCGCGATTAACCTGCGTACGCTAAATACACTGGAGCGTATCTCCACCGAACCGTCGCAAAAGACAATGATGCTCTTCCCGATTGAACTGATCGACGCAATTCGCGGCGGTAAGAAATAATAAGTCATAAAAATAAGCACTCCGTAAACTAGCGGGGTGCTTTTATGATTTCTGGTGGCAATTTATACCAAAGCTCGAACCTATTTCGCCACAGATCGCTAAAACTGTGTAGCTTGAGAACCAACCGAAAAAACCAAGAATATTACCACATGATATACAAAAATGACTTATTTCACGCTATAATAGAATAGTCTTGAGTTATTTAAAAGTAACAGTAAGTTAGCGCGGTACAAAAACTGCTTGTGCCTGCACGACGATTAAATGACGCCGTGTAGGATAAACGCAGAACGTTCGTCGTGCTGTTGCTTAAACGACTTAAGACATCGTGGACTGCACGGTGTCATTTTTTATTTCATGACATCGTCCACTGAAAGAAAGGGTTATGTGAGTAAACAGCAGCAACAAATCGACCTACTAAACCGTGCGCTCGATTTTGTCAGACAAGGTAAAGAGATCCCAACAGATTGGGCAAAAGTGATATTTCCTAGCGAGAAGCGCGAATACGAACTAAGTTATTATGGCAAGCAAACCGCTGAGGCGATATTAGCTGATGTAGACCCGGTACCCTTGCAAGAAGTAAGCAACTTTAATACACCTGCGGATTACGAAGGCTGGCAAAATAAACTTATTTTTGGCGATAATTTGCAAGTGCTAAAACGACTTATTGAAGATAAGAAAAATGACAAACTGAAAAACGCTGACGGTACAGATGGTGTGCGTCTCGTATATATCGACCCACCGTTTTCGACTCGCAAAGACTTCAAGGTGTCAGGTGAAGACCAGAAAGCATACCAAGACAAAGTTGCGGGCGCGGAGTTCCTGGAGTGGTTGCGTCGTCGATTGATTTTGCTCAAGGAAGTTATGGCGGACGACGGCTCAATTTATGTGCATTTAGACTATCGAAAAGGACATTATGTAAAAGTCTTGCTTGATGAAGTATTTGGTGAGAAAAATCTACGTAATGAAATTATATGGTGCTATACAGGACCCGGTTCCCCCGGTATGAAACAGTTTAATCGAAAGCATGATGTTATTTATTGGTATTCAAAGTCGGACAAATGGCATTTTAACAGTACTGATGTGCGTGTGCCATATAAAGATGAAAATCAATCTTTAAGGAAAGCATTTGCATCTGACGGTAGCTGGTCTGATGAAGATATTGCAAAAATGCGAGAGCGCGGTAGAATCCCTGACGATTGGTGGGAGTTTTCGGTTGCAGCGAGAAAACGAGTTGACGGTATAGAGCGAACGGCTTATCCGACAGAAAAACCACAGCCGCTGCTTGAGCGTATAATCAAGGCAAGTTCTGGCGAGGGCGACATTATTCTTGATTGCTTTGCTGGGTCTGGAACGAGTCTGTTTGTCGCCGAGAAGCTCAATCGACGTTGGATTTCTTGTGATGTCGGTAAACTCTCAGTATATACGCAGCAAAAACGTCTACTGGGAATGTCTGAGAAACAAGCAAGTCCGTTTACTCTTTACAGCTCTGGCTTGTACGATTTTGCAAAAATACGCGAATTACCGCGTGATGACTGGCGACTATTCGCCTTGCAACTTTTTAATTGTATTGACGATCAGCACAAAATCAAAGGCTTTGCATTTGACGGCAAGCGAGAAGGTCAGAGTGTATGGATTTATGATTTTCACTCTACCGACGCGAAAATCACAACCGAAACGATTGACGATATGCATGCGCGGATTGGCGACAGTGTGGACGGTGATGTGTTTATTGCCGAGCTACATAAGCGCAAGTTTACCGCCATTAACCAGCCGCGCAATAGTGAAGATGTAAACGACGGTATTGAGGCGGTGGGCTTTGACTTTATACAGCTACCAGACCTAGAATTTGAGATAGCGGCTGGCAAGCTGCATATCAAGCAGTTTGAAGGCAAGACGCGCAATCGAGGACAAGACGAAACGCACGGTTGGGATAGTTTTTCTATGCTGATGATTAACTATAGCTATGATGGTGAGGTGTTTGACCTTGACGAAGTGAAGTATGCGAAAGATTTTAACGAGCAAGCGGTTGATTTTGCTAGCGATAAAATCACTGATAGAGCTATGCTGATATTTCTTGATAAGTTCGGCAACGAAGTTCGCGCTATTATTAGCAAAGAGGACATAAAATGAGCGACAAAATCGCCATAAAGAATCAAGACTTGGTGCTGCGCGTTTCGCATGATGTCGATCCGTCGGTGTGGAACGAAGACAAGTATTTTCAATTTGTGAATCGGCTGTGCGGTACACGTGAGTATCAAAAGGAGGCTATTTGGACGGCACTTCGCTATCTGCTGGGCGAGCAGTACGAAAACTTGGCAAGGTTGGCACAAGAGAACTGGCAAAACGGTAGTAATGAGGCATTGGTTGGTAAGTTTCGGACGTTTGAGTCATTTCGCGATAAGCTGTCATTCCCTGATAAACTTGCTGGCTCACTCGATCTTGCGACTGGCACGGGCAAAAGCTACGTGCTATATGGTATCGCAGCCATAATGTTAGCAGAGGGCAAGGTCGATAGAGTATTAGTACTATGTCCGTCTACGACGATAGAGGATGGTTTGCTGGAAAAGTTTCGTGAGCTGGCGAGTGATACGGAGCTGGCATCGCTGCTGGGTGCAGCTGTGCCAAAAATTATCAATGGCTCGGAGTCGGTGGTGGCTGGGGCGATTTGTGTCGAAAATTATCATCAGATTTTGGAAAATGCTACATCATCAATTCGTGATTCGTTGACTGGCAAGGGTGCACGAACACTTGTATTGAACGATGAAGCGCACCACGTTTACAGCAACGAAAACGGCGATCCTAAAAAACCAGAAACAATCCGAAAATGGAAGGCGTTTTTGGACTCGCCAGAGTTTGGGTTTCGCTATATCATTGGTGTATCTGGCACGTGTTATATAAAAGACAGCTACTTCCCTGATGTTTTGTATCGGTATTCGCTGCGTCAAGCGATAGAAAATGGCTATGTGAAGAGTGTGCAGTATATCGTAAAGGCTGATGATTTGCGTGACAAGAGTCAGAAATGGCAACTTGTCGTAAACAAACATAATGAGCGAGTAGACGAAGTAAAGGGCTTGGGTATTCTGCCGATTACGATAGTTGTCGCGCAAAAGACACGCTCATGCGACTCTATCGCGGCGGAGTTTAAGGATTTTCTGAAGGAAACGCAAGGTTTGAGTGATGAGCAGGTAAATGAAAAAGTGCTTGTGGCGCATAGTAAGTCGAAAGAAAACTATCGTCTAAAAGGTATTGATAATGACGATAACAAGATTGAGTGGGTGTTCTCTGTATCGATGCTGACGGAGGGCTGGGATGTTAAGCGTGTATTTCAGATTGTGCCACACGAAGAGCGCGCGTT harbors:
- a CDS encoding D-alanine--D-alanine ligase, whose amino-acid sequence is MDRLRVLLIFGGESSEHEVSINSATNVLAALDAARYDINLCYIDRAGEWRLVETIEARNQPSPHLTPQLGQRSLLIDGVDPLPIDLIIPVLHGKNGEDGSVQGLAQLLHIPYVGPSLLSAAVTMDKDMTKRLALGAHVPVVPWRTLANDAPRPTFAEIADELGAPVFIKPSRAGSSVGVSKVHSAEAFTAALDEAFRHDDTVLIEQAITAREIELAVLGRGTSARVSMPGEILPGEEFYSYEDKYSTSSTSRVVIPAEVDESVATELQRLALAAYRATGGRGMARVDFFLDPTGQIFLNEINSIPGFTNISMYPKLWEASGLSPRALIDELIEEALASRSIRGV
- a CDS encoding slipin family protein, which gives rise to MEIVAVILVIVLMFVLSGIKVVNQYQRGVVLTLGKFTGVREPGLRVVVPIFQTMMMVDVRSTPIDVPKQEVITKDNVTVGVDAVVYFRVINAPKAVLETTNYIYATSQFAQAALRDVTGNVDMDDLLAKREEISQQIKEIVDAETDKWGIDVENVKIQNIELPGDMKRAMAKQAEAERERRANIINADGEKAAAETLAQAAEILAKTQGAINLRTLNTLERISTEPSQKTMMLFPIELIDAIRGGKK
- a CDS encoding site-specific DNA-methyltransferase; the encoded protein is MSKQQQQIDLLNRALDFVRQGKEIPTDWAKVIFPSEKREYELSYYGKQTAEAILADVDPVPLQEVSNFNTPADYEGWQNKLIFGDNLQVLKRLIEDKKNDKLKNADGTDGVRLVYIDPPFSTRKDFKVSGEDQKAYQDKVAGAEFLEWLRRRLILLKEVMADDGSIYVHLDYRKGHYVKVLLDEVFGEKNLRNEIIWCYTGPGSPGMKQFNRKHDVIYWYSKSDKWHFNSTDVRVPYKDENQSLRKAFASDGSWSDEDIAKMRERGRIPDDWWEFSVAARKRVDGIERTAYPTEKPQPLLERIIKASSGEGDIILDCFAGSGTSLFVAEKLNRRWISCDVGKLSVYTQQKRLLGMSEKQASPFTLYSSGLYDFAKIRELPRDDWRLFALQLFNCIDDQHKIKGFAFDGKREGQSVWIYDFHSTDAKITTETIDDMHARIGDSVDGDVFIAELHKRKFTAINQPRNSEDVNDGIEAVGFDFIQLPDLEFEIAAGKLHIKQFEGKTRNRGQDETHGWDSFSMLMINYSYDGEVFDLDEVKYAKDFNEQAVDFASDKITDRAMLIFLDKFGNEVRAIISKEDIK